A genomic stretch from Methanomassiliicoccales archaeon includes:
- a CDS encoding 4Fe-4S binding protein, with amino-acid sequence MKEITIISGKGGTGKTTITAAFASLAKNTVMADCDVDAPDLHIILDPRVRQRFPFYGMKVAMKDEAKCTQCGECRKHCRFDAIDEHFNIIDDVCEGCGVCQLVCREKAIRLLDRISGSIIVSETRFGPFVHGELRIAEEASGKLVTLVRKKAREVALEKGRDLIIIDGPPGIGCPAIAAISGSNLVLAVTEPTVSGAHDLERVLNLTNHFGVETVVCINKSSINPDNTNKIREFCESKGLEVVGEIPYDNCATKAMVAGMTLIEFTDCPIAKEIKNMWSKIQNRLKIED; translated from the coding sequence ATGAAAGAGATTACGATCATCAGCGGAAAAGGGGGGACCGGCAAGACGACGATCACTGCAGCCTTCGCATCGCTCGCGAAAAATACCGTTATGGCTGATTGCGACGTCGATGCTCCAGATCTTCACATTATACTCGATCCAAGAGTCAGGCAACGCTTTCCCTTCTACGGTATGAAGGTTGCGATGAAAGATGAAGCAAAATGCACACAATGCGGTGAGTGTCGGAAACACTGCAGATTCGATGCGATCGATGAACACTTCAATATCATCGACGATGTGTGCGAGGGTTGCGGTGTCTGCCAGCTCGTTTGTCGCGAAAAAGCGATCAGGCTGCTCGACAGAATATCAGGTTCGATCATCGTCTCGGAAACGAGATTCGGACCGTTCGTTCATGGCGAGCTCAGAATCGCAGAGGAAGCTTCCGGCAAACTCGTTACACTCGTTAGAAAGAAGGCTAGGGAAGTGGCGCTAGAAAAAGGAAGAGATTTGATTATCATTGATGGGCCGCCTGGCATTGGCTGTCCTGCAATCGCTGCGATTTCCGGATCGAATCTTGTGCTCGCTGTTACAGAACCTACAGTCTCAGGTGCTCATGACCTCGAGCGCGTCCTTAACCTGACAAATCATTTCGGAGTCGAGACAGTCGTCTGCATTAATAAGTCATCGATCAATCCTGATAATACAAATAAGATTAGAGAATTCTGTGAGAGTAAGGGCCTCGAAGTTGTCGGAGAAATACCCTACGATAATTGTGCAACGAAAGCGATGGTTGCGGGTATGACGTTGATTGAATTCACCGATTGCCCTATAGCAAAGGAAATCAAGAATATGTGGTCAAAGATTCAAAACAGACTTAAAATTGAAGACTGA
- a CDS encoding PRC-barrel domain-containing protein: MLKMEDIIGLEIVSSDARIVGMVEGVALDVENWVIPALRIGVKKGLEETIGVKKPLFSTAKILVKTDSVDSVSDTITLKIPLSEVKNVVVEEGAVLMTAADIVGKRVICRKARQIGFAENIIFTPEKKLESVIY, translated from the coding sequence ATGTTAAAAATGGAGGATATTATCGGCCTGGAGATTGTAAGTTCAGATGCGCGGATCGTCGGCATGGTTGAGGGCGTTGCCCTTGATGTTGAAAACTGGGTAATACCGGCGTTGCGAATCGGGGTGAAAAAAGGACTTGAGGAAACGATTGGGGTGAAGAAGCCACTGTTCTCGACGGCAAAGATTCTTGTGAAAACAGACAGCGTTGATTCTGTTTCAGATACTATAACGCTGAAAATTCCTCTTTCCGAAGTGAAGAATGTTGTGGTCGAAGAAGGAGCAGTTCTAATGACCGCGGCAGACATCGTCGGGAAAAGGGTCATTTGTAGGAAAGCGAGACAAATTGGTTTTGCTGAGAACATTATTTTTACGCCGGAAAAAAAACTGGAAAGCGTCATTTATTGA
- a CDS encoding aldehyde dehydrogenase family protein: protein MVFANEKTFENAIKMKKIEEFHWAYESALNSITLGASYPNIVGAVEKKVPAEFEDRSPIDRSILLGRFPRSTVDDVNKAVNAAKEAFEGWSLIDWSQRVSIFRRIAHLMRNEKFSLAAAVTLDNGKNRYEAMADVDEAIDFIEFYCDQMIYYDGFAVETPPAYHGEKSMSIMRPYGVWAIICPFNFPVVITTGMATAAMIAGNTVIIKPSSLAPLPVYMICEIMRRAGLPPGALNFVAGSGAEIGDALIHHPEISGIAFTGSKEIGYSIIKSSINRWPRPVIAEMGGKNAIIVSSKANLDDAVDGVVASAFGYGGQKCSACSRVIVFEDVADVFIKKLIGKTQTLKIGDPRERDVFLGPVISEKAVNDFVKFANIAKTDGKILTGGSRIIGGIFDRGYYVEPTIVADLPSDHFLIRNELFLPFLCVERAVTLEEAVKRANEVEYGLTGGIFTTDEKEIEYYFDHIEAGVVYANRRRGGSTGAMVGTQPFGGWKASGSTGKGAGGPYYLMQFMREQSRTRCGKA, encoded by the coding sequence ATGGTTTTTGCAAATGAGAAGACATTCGAAAATGCAATCAAGATGAAGAAAATCGAGGAGTTCCATTGGGCGTACGAAAGTGCACTTAACTCGATAACGCTGGGTGCCTCATATCCCAATATCGTCGGGGCCGTTGAGAAAAAAGTGCCAGCAGAGTTCGAGGACAGAAGTCCCATCGATCGTTCGATCCTTCTCGGTCGCTTTCCCCGCTCTACAGTCGATGATGTCAACAAGGCTGTCAACGCTGCAAAAGAGGCGTTTGAGGGATGGTCACTAATCGACTGGTCTCAACGCGTTTCGATCTTCAGGAGGATCGCACATCTGATGAGAAATGAGAAGTTCTCGCTTGCCGCCGCGGTCACGCTCGACAATGGAAAGAACAGGTATGAGGCAATGGCTGACGTTGACGAAGCGATTGATTTTATTGAATTCTACTGCGATCAAATGATTTATTATGATGGTTTCGCCGTTGAGACGCCACCGGCCTATCACGGCGAAAAATCGATGAGCATCATGCGTCCGTATGGCGTATGGGCGATCATCTGTCCCTTCAATTTCCCTGTGGTTATCACAACTGGAATGGCAACAGCCGCGATGATTGCTGGTAATACTGTTATCATTAAGCCATCATCACTTGCGCCACTCCCAGTTTACATGATCTGTGAAATCATGCGACGTGCTGGATTGCCTCCTGGTGCCCTCAATTTTGTTGCCGGTTCAGGTGCGGAAATCGGGGACGCGCTGATTCATCATCCCGAGATAAGCGGAATTGCTTTCACAGGGTCAAAAGAAATCGGATACAGCATCATCAAGTCTTCAATCAATCGTTGGCCAAGACCCGTTATTGCTGAGATGGGTGGTAAAAATGCGATCATCGTCTCTTCAAAGGCAAATCTTGATGACGCTGTTGATGGTGTCGTGGCCTCGGCTTTTGGGTACGGCGGACAAAAGTGCAGCGCCTGTTCGCGTGTCATCGTGTTCGAGGATGTTGCCGATGTATTCATTAAGAAATTGATTGGGAAGACACAAACGCTCAAGATTGGAGATCCAAGAGAGCGCGATGTCTTTCTGGGGCCTGTGATTAGCGAGAAAGCGGTCAATGACTTCGTCAAATTCGCAAATATTGCGAAAACCGATGGGAAAATTCTCACTGGCGGGTCGAGAATTATTGGCGGCATTTTTGACAGAGGCTACTATGTCGAGCCAACGATTGTGGCAGATCTTCCCAGCGATCATTTCCTCATCAGGAATGAACTCTTCCTCCCGTTTCTGTGCGTGGAGCGCGCCGTGACTCTTGAAGAAGCGGTGAAAAGAGCAAATGAGGTTGAGTATGGTCTTACAGGAGGGATATTTACAACTGATGAAAAGGAAATTGAGTATTACTTCGATCACATTGAAGCGGGCGTAGTTTATGCAAACAGACGGCGAGGCGGGTCGACAGGCGCAATGGTTGGCACCCAACCTTTTGGCGGCTGGAAGGCGAGTGGATCGACGGGGAAAGGCGCTGGTGGTCCCTATTATCTCATGCAATTCATGAGGGAGCAAAGCAGGACACGTTGTGGAAAAGCATGA
- a CDS encoding helix-turn-helix domain-containing protein has product MIEALLSILIPESWVTDILKKYSAKIEFVECMPFGKKGGRGLVEMGGDKTTMELIIREIKTHPAVCRAEISFRNDGKASGYIITNKCVACEALSRSECFLRSATSIGNGKVLWRVVTGRKKSLASLVRDLRSVGCQIEIKSVTKVEGTSMLTRRQEEVLRLAFERGYYDCPKKTTIRDLAKELNISPSALGEILQRGERAILEEYFRKRR; this is encoded by the coding sequence ATGATTGAGGCATTACTTTCGATCTTAATTCCAGAAAGCTGGGTAACCGATATATTGAAAAAATACTCTGCAAAAATCGAGTTCGTCGAGTGCATGCCCTTCGGGAAAAAAGGCGGGAGGGGTCTTGTCGAGATGGGTGGGGATAAGACAACGATGGAATTAATTATTAGAGAGATCAAGACGCACCCCGCCGTATGCAGAGCAGAAATCTCATTTCGCAACGATGGTAAGGCATCAGGATATATCATCACAAACAAATGCGTCGCGTGCGAGGCGTTGTCGCGATCCGAATGCTTCTTACGATCAGCCACAAGCATCGGAAACGGAAAAGTTCTATGGAGAGTTGTCACTGGGAGAAAGAAATCGCTGGCTTCACTCGTACGCGATCTGAGGTCCGTCGGATGCCAGATTGAGATCAAAAGCGTCACGAAAGTTGAGGGCACGAGTATGTTGACGAGACGCCAGGAGGAGGTTCTCAGACTAGCCTTTGAAAGAGGTTACTATGATTGCCCTAAGAAAACGACGATTAGAGATCTTGCAAAAGAACTCAACATCTCCCCTTCGGCACTTGGCGAGATTCTGCAGAGAGGAGAAAGGGCAATACTGGAGGAGTATTTCAGGAAGAGAAGGTGA
- a CDS encoding NifB/NifX family molybdenum-iron cluster-binding protein, whose amino-acid sequence MRICVTATGSNLESDVDPRFGRCEYFIVVDPATLEFKAEQNTGISASGGAGVQAAQKVSQLGVDAVITGSVGPNAFQVLQAAGIKVYTGASGKVRDAVKKFIENKLQTASGPTSAAHAGMRAGRR is encoded by the coding sequence ATGAGGATATGCGTGACAGCAACAGGTAGCAATTTGGAATCCGATGTAGATCCAAGATTCGGCAGGTGTGAATATTTTATTGTAGTTGATCCAGCTACACTTGAATTTAAAGCAGAGCAAAACACTGGCATCTCGGCGAGCGGAGGTGCAGGAGTTCAGGCCGCTCAGAAGGTCTCGCAGCTCGGAGTTGATGCGGTAATCACTGGTAGCGTCGGTCCAAACGCTTTCCAGGTATTGCAAGCAGCCGGGATTAAAGTCTACACAGGCGCAAGCGGCAAGGTCAGGGATGCCGTGAAAAAATTCATTGAAAATAAGCTCCAAACGGCTTCAGGACCAACATCGGCAGCACACGCTGGAATGCGCGCGGGGAGAAGATAG
- a CDS encoding NifB/NifX family molybdenum-iron cluster-binding protein, protein MKICIPTMGYRGMREMVGEHFGKVPTYTIIDTETNEIKVIENTSEHRGGVGLPPELIKKAGADAILVSGLGMRALEMFKKLGIRVYTGAHGTVEETLAMFKQGKLTIASEDDICREHQHHDVHSEYHSC, encoded by the coding sequence ATGAAGATATGTATTCCCACAATGGGATATAGAGGGATGCGTGAAATGGTCGGAGAGCATTTTGGTAAGGTACCAACCTACACGATCATTGATACAGAAACTAATGAGATCAAGGTCATCGAGAACACAAGCGAACACAGAGGCGGTGTAGGTTTGCCACCGGAGCTGATCAAGAAAGCAGGTGCAGATGCAATCCTTGTGTCAGGTCTGGGTATGAGAGCGCTGGAGATGTTCAAGAAACTTGGAATCAGGGTCTATACAGGTGCTCACGGAACGGTTGAAGAGACTTTGGCAATGTTTAAACAAGGAAAGCTGACGATCGCAAGCGAGGACGACATATGTAGGGAGCACCAACACCATGATGTACATTCCGAATATCATTCATGCTGA
- a CDS encoding ATP-binding protein has translation MRVVVASGKGGTGKTTVAVNLALSLPECTLVDCDVEEPNCALFLPTNLEKIENVVARIPKFDLSKCTYCGQCADFCQFNAIAVIKSKNLLFYENLCHGCGGCELICPTGAISEGVRKIGEIHHGITDHIDLFVGKIDVGEPMATPVIKRIKSIALKESNKPMIFDSPPGVACPAIETMRGADFCILVSEPTPFGLHDLKLAVGVTRRLRIPCGVVVNREGIGDDRIDRYCAIERIPILMKIKESREIAELYSNGIPFTNKFLGYRQMFLNLYKSIEKMISDSRRADRS, from the coding sequence ATGAGAGTTGTCGTCGCAAGCGGAAAAGGCGGAACTGGCAAAACCACGGTCGCTGTCAACCTCGCTCTGAGCTTACCAGAATGTACTCTCGTTGACTGCGATGTGGAAGAGCCGAATTGCGCGTTGTTTCTTCCAACAAATTTGGAAAAGATCGAGAATGTCGTCGCAAGAATCCCAAAGTTCGATCTCTCAAAGTGCACTTATTGCGGCCAGTGCGCTGACTTCTGCCAGTTTAATGCAATCGCAGTGATTAAATCGAAAAACCTTCTCTTTTATGAGAACCTTTGCCACGGTTGTGGAGGGTGCGAACTCATTTGCCCAACCGGCGCAATTTCCGAGGGTGTCAGAAAGATTGGCGAGATTCATCATGGTATAACTGATCATATCGATTTATTCGTCGGTAAGATCGATGTTGGAGAGCCGATGGCAACTCCTGTGATTAAGAGAATCAAATCAATCGCTCTAAAAGAATCAAACAAGCCGATGATTTTTGATTCTCCACCAGGTGTTGCCTGTCCAGCTATTGAAACGATGCGAGGCGCGGATTTTTGCATTCTTGTAAGCGAACCAACGCCATTTGGCTTGCACGACCTCAAGCTCGCGGTCGGTGTTACAAGAAGGCTGAGGATTCCATGCGGCGTCGTTGTGAATAGGGAGGGGATCGGCGATGATCGAATCGATAGATACTGCGCAATTGAAAGGATTCCCATTCTTATGAAAATCAAAGAGAGTCGGGAGATCGCAGAATTGTATTCAAATGGCATCCCCTTCACAAATAAATTTCTAGGATATAGACAGATGTTTCTCAACCTATACAAATCAATCGAGAAAATGATTTCAGATTCAAGAAGGGCGGACAGATCGTAG
- a CDS encoding Mrp/NBP35 family ATP-binding protein — protein MSSTTQEIKVETKNSKRSAEDVKLTENLKKIKHKIMVMSGKGGVGKSTIAVNLAFGLAMRGMEVGILDADIHGPNVPKMLGVERALLTHDGSYILPVIVAPNVRVISMAFLLSKSDAAVIWRGPMKMGAIRQFLSEVNWGSLDYLIIDLPPGTGDEPLSIAQMIPDADGVIIVTTPQDVALLDASKSISFAKALNLPVIGVVENMSGFTCPHCGKEIALFKKGGGERLATDMAVAFLGRVPFEVSTVESGDGGIPIILSKPDSQTSKAINSIIDEVIRKTRDEKSCSKS, from the coding sequence ATGAGTTCAACAACTCAAGAGATTAAAGTCGAAACAAAGAATTCGAAGCGTAGTGCAGAAGATGTGAAACTAACTGAGAATCTGAAGAAGATTAAACACAAGATCATGGTAATGAGTGGAAAAGGAGGGGTTGGAAAGAGCACGATTGCGGTTAACCTCGCCTTCGGGCTCGCAATGAGAGGAATGGAAGTCGGCATCCTCGACGCAGACATACATGGCCCGAACGTGCCAAAGATGCTTGGGGTCGAGCGCGCACTTCTTACGCATGACGGATCTTATATCCTTCCAGTAATTGTGGCTCCGAACGTGCGAGTCATTTCAATGGCGTTCTTGCTCTCGAAAAGCGACGCTGCTGTTATCTGGAGAGGCCCCATGAAGATGGGAGCGATTCGACAGTTCCTTTCTGAAGTGAACTGGGGATCCCTTGATTATCTCATCATCGATCTGCCACCTGGAACTGGCGATGAACCTCTGAGCATTGCTCAGATGATTCCAGATGCTGACGGCGTCATCATTGTGACAACGCCGCAGGACGTCGCCCTTCTGGATGCTTCCAAATCGATCTCGTTTGCGAAGGCACTCAACCTTCCAGTCATCGGTGTCGTCGAAAATATGAGCGGATTCACCTGCCCTCACTGCGGAAAGGAAATCGCTCTATTTAAGAAGGGAGGCGGGGAACGACTCGCGACGGATATGGCCGTAGCCTTCCTAGGCCGCGTGCCGTTCGAGGTTTCCACGGTTGAATCTGGCGACGGGGGAATACCGATCATCCTCTCGAAGCCTGATTCACAGACGTCAAAAGCGATCAATTCGATCATTGACGAGGTGATCAGGAAGACTCGAGATGAAAAATCATGTTCAAAATCCTAG
- a CDS encoding ABC transporter ATP-binding protein, which yields MIEAVGLTRSFGNITAVEDLNLVVKDGEVFGFIGPNGAGKTTTVRMLCCLIAPTAGTAYINGLDITNPDDAIKIRGMIGLLPESPGLYESLSAYRNLDFFAQLYGVPKGEREQRIKDLLTKLDVWDRRDDPVAKFSKGMKQKIAIARALVHEPDFLFLDEPTSGLDPQAAITVRNYLLDLKKEGRTIFLNTHNLDDAQRICDRVGIIQRRILAVGSADDLARKFWGRTTLVKLRKITPEMIAAVNALPFVRSVHENENTIAIDVENPEDDNPLIIRSLINAGGEVEFVEELRRGLEEIYLRLVGGIR from the coding sequence CTGATTGAAGCAGTTGGCCTTACGAGAAGTTTTGGCAATATCACAGCCGTCGAGGATCTCAATTTAGTTGTCAAAGATGGCGAGGTATTTGGGTTCATTGGACCGAATGGTGCGGGCAAGACGACGACAGTAAGAATGCTCTGCTGCCTGATCGCTCCTACCGCTGGTACAGCTTATATTAATGGCCTGGATATTACAAATCCTGATGATGCGATCAAAATACGTGGCATGATCGGCCTTCTGCCTGAGAGCCCAGGACTCTACGAATCGTTGAGTGCGTATCGCAACCTGGATTTTTTTGCGCAATTATATGGCGTGCCGAAGGGGGAACGGGAGCAAAGGATCAAAGATCTTCTGACGAAGCTTGATGTCTGGGACAGGCGAGATGATCCAGTCGCGAAGTTTTCAAAAGGAATGAAACAGAAGATCGCAATTGCGAGAGCACTCGTTCATGAACCGGATTTCCTTTTCCTTGATGAACCGACCTCTGGACTTGATCCCCAGGCTGCCATCACCGTGCGTAATTACCTCCTCGATTTGAAAAAGGAAGGTCGGACAATTTTCCTCAATACGCACAATCTTGACGATGCGCAGAGAATCTGTGATCGTGTCGGCATCATACAGCGCCGGATCCTTGCAGTTGGATCCGCAGATGATCTCGCCCGCAAATTCTGGGGAAGGACGACACTTGTCAAATTGAGGAAAATCACACCAGAGATGATCGCTGCAGTCAACGCTCTTCCATTTGTACGATCAGTGCATGAAAATGAGAACACAATCGCAATCGATGTTGAAAATCCTGAGGATGATAATCCTCTGATTATCCGATCGCTGATCAACGCTGGCGGAGAAGTCGAATTTGTCGAGGAATTGAGACGGGGTCTCGAAGAGATCTATCTCAGGCTCGTGGGGGGGATACGCTGA
- a CDS encoding CoB--CoM heterodisulfide reductase iron-sulfur subunit A family protein, with the protein MEEKKEGKIGVYLCREKGEISDRIDLDDVADFLRQFDDVIDVDIFDELSSKEGIDFLIGKYMDKKFDRILIGGAIPNIQGEIIRNALASVGMNKYLFEMVNLREQCAWVHPDKAEATKKAKSLMLGGLERVRRLKPLEDITIPIKDSVLVIGGGVAGMAAALEIAKAGHKVYLIEREKELGGRAYKLATTFPTHNCGICCMQYCKECVFTPKIEDVERNPFIEVMLNTEVKEITGGFGNRHVKVVQNGNEREFDVGAIVVATGSKTFDPHKIPSYSYGKSKDIMTSMEFIDIMRHADITGVRRPSDGKIPKVINFVLCVGSRDKSKGNLHCSLVCCTYTIGIAKEVKKLHPETEVYIHYIDLRGPYRGFEEFYTDAREIGIKFIRGKVAEIIPENGKLVIRAEDTDAGVILNIESDLVVLAVGQEPSEGADRIAKMLHIQTDIDNFMKDVNPMLPPQIRRGVYIAGCAQGPKGIRYSIDDAKSVAQEIVALLDSGKINIERITAKVNEDRCRGCGRCAEACVFKAISLVPKDGRRVAVVDEYLCEGCGACAAACCNKAMTVSHYEREQIESIICALVQEVGE; encoded by the coding sequence ATGGAGGAGAAAAAGGAGGGTAAAATCGGTGTCTACTTGTGTAGGGAAAAGGGAGAAATCAGCGATCGCATCGACCTCGATGATGTCGCAGACTTCTTGCGGCAATTTGACGATGTTATCGATGTCGATATCTTCGATGAACTCTCTTCGAAGGAAGGGATCGATTTCCTCATTGGCAAGTACATGGACAAAAAATTTGACAGAATTCTCATCGGCGGTGCAATTCCGAATATTCAAGGAGAAATCATCAGAAATGCGCTTGCTTCGGTGGGAATGAACAAATACCTTTTCGAAATGGTCAATCTCAGGGAACAATGCGCGTGGGTTCACCCCGATAAGGCAGAGGCAACGAAAAAGGCGAAGTCTCTGATGCTTGGCGGCCTCGAGCGTGTGAGGCGACTCAAACCATTAGAAGATATCACGATTCCGATTAAAGATTCTGTCCTTGTCATCGGTGGCGGTGTCGCTGGCATGGCCGCGGCACTGGAAATTGCGAAGGCAGGTCACAAAGTCTATCTCATCGAGAGAGAAAAAGAACTTGGCGGAAGGGCTTACAAACTGGCCACGACGTTCCCCACGCATAACTGCGGGATCTGCTGTATGCAGTATTGCAAGGAGTGCGTCTTCACGCCGAAGATCGAGGATGTCGAGAGGAATCCCTTTATCGAGGTCATGCTGAACACCGAGGTGAAAGAGATTACTGGAGGATTCGGAAACAGGCACGTGAAGGTCGTTCAAAATGGCAATGAAAGGGAGTTTGATGTTGGAGCAATCGTCGTCGCAACAGGATCGAAAACCTTCGATCCTCATAAGATACCATCATATTCCTATGGGAAGAGCAAGGACATCATGACCTCGATGGAATTCATTGACATCATGCGACACGCTGACATCACAGGGGTAAGAAGACCTTCCGACGGAAAGATCCCGAAGGTCATCAACTTTGTCTTGTGTGTCGGTTCGAGAGACAAATCGAAAGGCAATCTGCATTGCTCCCTCGTTTGCTGTACATACACAATTGGAATTGCGAAAGAGGTTAAGAAGCTACATCCAGAGACAGAAGTGTACATTCATTATATCGATCTCAGAGGACCCTACAGAGGATTCGAGGAATTCTATACGGACGCGAGGGAAATCGGCATCAAATTCATTCGTGGCAAGGTTGCCGAGATCATTCCTGAAAATGGAAAACTTGTTATTAGAGCGGAGGACACTGATGCCGGCGTCATACTGAACATCGAGAGCGATCTCGTTGTTCTCGCAGTAGGGCAGGAGCCAAGCGAAGGAGCTGACAGAATCGCCAAGATGCTTCACATACAGACGGATATCGACAACTTTATGAAGGATGTCAATCCGATGCTGCCGCCGCAGATACGCCGCGGAGTTTACATCGCTGGCTGTGCACAGGGTCCAAAAGGGATCAGATATTCGATCGATGATGCAAAATCCGTTGCGCAAGAAATTGTCGCATTGCTCGACTCGGGAAAAATCAATATTGAGAGGATCACGGCGAAGGTCAACGAGGACCGGTGCCGCGGATGCGGGCGATGCGCTGAAGCGTGTGTGTTCAAGGCGATTTCTCTTGTTCCCAAGGATGGGAGGCGTGTCGCAGTTGTCGATGAATATCTTTGCGAGGGGTGCGGGGCATGCGCCGCCGCCTGCTGCAATAAAGCGATGACCGTGAGTCATTACGAGCGGGAGCAGATCGAATCGATTATTTGCGCGCTCGTCCAGGAGGTGGGAGAATGA
- a CDS encoding DUF5320 domain-containing protein, which yields MPGGDGTGPLGLGPMTGRRAGYCAGFPVPGYANPYVPPAWFYRGAVPLGYWRFGRMFRGGFGRRWACRWMPYYPPLW from the coding sequence ATGCCTGGCGGTGATGGAACAGGTCCCCTGGGACTTGGACCAATGACCGGCCGAAGGGCGGGATATTGCGCTGGATTTCCCGTACCCGGGTATGCAAATCCCTATGTGCCTCCTGCCTGGTTCTACCGCGGGGCAGTCCCGCTAGGGTACTGGCGATTCGGACGCATGTTCCGCGGTGGATTCGGTCGGCGATGGGCATGTCGATGGATGCCGTATTACCCACCGTTGTGGTGA
- a CDS encoding cupin domain-containing protein translates to MAFKCIDHRGVKQEEVKEEGAKGAKIRWLITKEDGAKKFAMRHFEVAVSGNSPLHQHPYEHEVFVLKGKCAVFCDGKTEVVGEGGVIFIPPNALHQFRNAGQTTLEFLCVIPYLD, encoded by the coding sequence ATGGCATTCAAGTGCATCGATCACAGAGGTGTGAAACAAGAGGAGGTAAAGGAAGAGGGCGCGAAGGGTGCGAAGATCCGATGGCTCATCACAAAAGAGGACGGTGCTAAGAAATTTGCGATGAGGCATTTTGAAGTCGCAGTTTCCGGAAATTCGCCCTTACACCAGCATCCGTATGAACATGAAGTTTTTGTGCTCAAAGGAAAGTGTGCGGTTTTTTGCGATGGAAAAACGGAGGTAGTCGGAGAAGGTGGAGTCATATTTATTCCACCGAACGCACTCCACCAATTCAGGAATGCTGGTCAAACCACTCTCGAATTCCTCTGCGTGATTCCCTATTTAGATTGA
- a CDS encoding DUF134 domain-containing protein: protein MFQPRRGRRRGPRWISEIPIVRVFGPIDRPHVGVIKMSFEEVEAVRLVDYQGLDQETAASLMGISRKSLWLDLHSARFKLAKALIEGAVIQLEEGNFLIRPGHPTDLKSEPKEDEKDERELDGSQ from the coding sequence ATGTTCCAGCCACGAAGGGGCAGAAGGCGTGGACCGCGATGGATTTCAGAAATTCCCATCGTCAGGGTGTTCGGACCAATAGATAGACCGCATGTTGGCGTCATCAAAATGAGTTTCGAAGAAGTCGAAGCGGTCAGGCTCGTTGATTATCAAGGCCTCGATCAAGAGACGGCGGCCTCTTTAATGGGAATTTCACGGAAATCGCTGTGGCTCGACCTTCATTCGGCCCGCTTCAAACTTGCTAAAGCACTCATCGAAGGCGCGGTTATTCAACTCGAGGAGGGAAATTTTCTCATCAGACCTGGGCATCCAACAGATCTTAAATCCGAGCCAAAGGAAGATGAGAAGGATGAAAGAGAATTGGACGGTAGTCAGTGA